GCACCGGAAACTTTCACGCCGCCTGGCCTTGAACCTGGTGAGTATGGCAATTACTTTTAGTTTATTGGCCACCTATCTGACATTATTTGAACATTTCACCTTGTTGTTCTGGCTAATCATCCTGATTATGATTATTCTATCCAATGTGATGCTGCAACGAACACTGTTTTATTATATGGCTTTTGCCAGCCTGTTTTTCTTCGTTTACAGCCTGATTCGTTACCCGGATCTGACAATTCAAATGGATAATGCCTTTAATCTGACATTCCTGGCAGTTTATTTCTGCCTCATTGTTGCAAGTATTGTCAGTAATACCGTGTATCGTCTAATTATTCAGAAAAAGTTAAAAATTTATGCCACCACACTTTATCAGAAGGACAATCTAAATTCATTGTATGAAGATATAGTGGCTCATCAGCATCAGCTTAAGGCACAAAATGAATTATTGCTTAATTATAATAATGAGATTGAAGCTAATCAGGAACGGCTGGAGCTTTTGGCCTATACCGATACCTTAACTGGGATCCCCAATCGCAAGATGATTATTGAGCAGATCGAGTTGATGATTGATTTCAACCAGGAAAACCGCCATCATTTTGCACTGGTTTTTATTGATCTTGATAATTTCAAGAAGATCAATGATTCCATGGGTCATGGAGCAGGGGATAATTTACTTATTCAGGTCGCTGGTCGCCTCAAGGCAGCAATGGATGAAAGAGATCTGATTGGCCGTTTAGGGGGGGATGAGCTGGCGATTTTGGTCCGTCGGCAGATTTCAGACGAGAAAGTGTTGAGCTATACAGAAAAACTCTTGAGTCTGCTGTCAAATCCATTTGACCTCGGGGAAAAATCAGTAATTATAACAGCCAGTTTTGGAATTGCCATTTGGCCAGGAGATGCAACAACCTGCAGTGATCTCTTAAAGGCGGCTGATACAGCTATGTATAAAGCCAAGGAGATGGGAAAAAATTCCGTTCAGTTTTATCGGAAGGAAATGAAAGCCGAAGTGATCTATAAGATAGAACTGGAAAATCGGATGATAAAAGCATTTGAAAATGAAGATTTTTTCGTGGTTTATCAGCCAATTGTTGATGTTGCCGATCAAAAGAATATGAGTTTTGAAGCTCTGCTTAGATGGGAGGTCCCTGGTCAGGGCTTGGTATCGCCGGTGGAGTTCATCCCGATGGCCGAAGAAATCGGTCTGATTGGCGAACTTGGTGAATGGGTATTGCGTCAGGCCTGCAAAAAAATCAAGGCAATCAAGGCGGAGATGGGGATCGATATTCGTGTGGCAGTTAACGTTTCAGCTGTCCAGATGAAACGTCCGGATTTTCTGGGGGGGATTAGACGGGTCATCGAAGAGGAATCAGTAGATCCTAAGCAGTTGACTCTGGAGATTACGGAATCTGTTTTTATCGGTCACATTGAGCAGGCTATTATGATTATTAAGGAGCTTAAAGGGATGGGTGTGATGATCTCGCTTGACGATTTTGGAACCGGCTATTCATCACTGAGTTATCTGATGCAGTTACCGATTGATGTTCTGAAGATTGACCGATCTTTTATTAAATCATTGGAAAAAGAAGAAAAGAATAACCGGATAGTTGGCAGTATCATTGAAATGGTCCATAACCTGGACATTCATGTGGTGGCCGAAGGTGTTGAAGAAACGCCGCAGTTAGATTTCCTCAAAGATAAAAAATGTGACTGGATTCAGGGATATTTATTTAGTCGACCGCTAGGGGATGTTGATATGCTGAATTATCTTAAAATACAACAGGAAAATGACTAAATGTTTTGCAATGATTTGAAGCATGCAAAATTAAAAAAAATTTAATTTATCAAACAGGTGTCTGATGATTGAGATTCAAACACCTGTATTGATTCGAATGAATGATAGCTTTATGGTAATATCTATTGACAAAATGCCCTGGTCATACTATCATTAAATAGAATTAAAGAAAAACTAAAGAAATTGATAAAGCAACGAGGCTTCAGACTACGCGATCAAAGTACGTACGTTTTAAGAGGCTTTTTTTGGGCGTTTCGATGTCAGATTTGGGGGAAAAGGGTTTGATTAAACTTGAAAATGTAAATAAGTATTTTGGTGAAAACCATGTGCTCAAGGATATTAATTTAGAGGTCAAAGAAGGTGAGAAGCTGGTTATTATTGGACCTTCTGGTTCAGGAAAAAGTACCACTGTCCGATGTATGAATTTTCTGGAGGAGCCGACATCGGGTAAGGTTTTTGTCGATGGTGAAGAGCTTACCCAGAAAAATAAGATTGAATTGATCAGAAGAACGTCGGCGATGGTGTTTCAAAGTTTTAACCTCTATCCGCATAAAACTGTTCTGGAAAATCTGACGCTAGCACCAATAAAATTGCAGAAACTGCCAAAAGAAGAAGCGGTTAAAAAAGCACGTAAATATTTGTCGATTGTTGGCTTAAGCGAGAAAGAAAATGCTTATCCGACGACTCTGTCCGGGGGACAGCAGCAGCGTGTGGCAATTGCCAGGGCGCTGGCGACGGAACAGAAAATTATTCTTTTTGATGAACCGACATCTGCTCTTGACCCGGAAACGGTTCAGGAAGTACTTGATGTTATGATTAAACTTTCAAAGGAAAATATTACCATGGTAGTGGTTACTCACGAAATGGGTTTTGCCCGGATGGTTGCCGATCGGGTCATTTTTATGGATGATGGCCGGATTGTCGAAGAAGGGGCACCGGAACATTTCTTTGAGAATCCGACGGAAGAACGAACCAAGCTCTTCCTCAGTAAAATTCTGCGTTAATTTCCGATGCCTTTTACTTGCAGCTGGAGTCAGTTGCGATTATCAGGAAGCGGTGATTATAAATTTTTTTAGGAGGAATATGATTATGAAAAAGGTACTTTCTGCTCTGTTGGTATTCTGCCTGTTGTTTGCGCTGGTAGGATGCTCTTCATCATCTACTGATTCCAGTGATGATACAGCGACAGCTGATGATGGCAGCCTACAGGCTGTTGTTGATGCGGGTGTGTTACGGGTTGGTGTAAAAGAGGATGTTCCGAACTTTGGACTAAGAAACACTGACACTAATGAAATTGAAGGATTTGAAGTGGATCTTGCGAAAATGCTGGCAGCTGAAATTCTTGGTGATGAAAATGCCATTGAATTAACACCGGTTACTGCTAAAACGCGTGGACCGTTACTGGATAACGGTGAATTGGATCTGGTAATTGCAACCTTCACAATTACAGAAGAACGAAAACTGACTTACAACTTCTCAACTGCATATTATGAAGATGCAGTGGGTCTGTTAGTTAAAAAAGACGCTGGATTTACCGGTCTTGCCGATATGGATGGCGCTGTGATTGGTGTTGCCCAGAGTGCGACTTCAAAAGATGCCGTTCAGGCAGCTGCTGATGAACTGGGAATAGCTGTATCTTTCTCCGAATATGCAACATATCCTGAAATTAAAGCTGCTCTTGACTCTGGTCGAGTAGATGCTTTCTGTGTAGACGGCTCAATCCTTGGCGGATATGTAGATGATACTACTATGATCCTGCCTGACCGCTTCTCTCCACAGGAATATGGTGTTGCTTCTAACTTAAACAATGTTGCACTGGCTGAAGCTGTTGATGGTTATATTACTGGATGGTTGGCAGATGGCACCATTGAAGAACTGATTACGAAATGGGGACTTAATTATTAATGAAAAGCTCTAATCCTTTTGCCTTATGGCGTTGGGAGAAGATGTTTGGACAATGGCAAATGTTTGGCGAAGGCTTTTTGCGTACCATTGAGGTCGCAGCCCTCGCCATTATCCTTGCTCTAGTGCTGGGCATTGTGTTTGGGGTGATTTCCACATCAAACAACAAAGTTATGCGTGGAATTGCAAGGGTTTATGTCGAGTTTTTCCAAAACACACCTCTGGTCATACAGGTTTTCTTTATGTATAATGGTCTGGCTATTGCCGGACTGCGTTTAAGTGTCTTTACCATCGGCGTACTGGGAGTAGGCATTTATCATGGCGCCTATGTGTCTGAGGTGGTTAAAGCTGGTATTCACTCGATTCCCGAGGGACAGGTCGAGGCGGCTAAATCTCAAGGGTTCACTTATATTCAATATATGCGTTATATTATTTTACCGCAGACGGTTAAAATTATTTTACCGCCACTGACCAATCAGGCCGTCAATCTGATAAAGAACACGTCAGTACTGGCGATGATATCCGGGTTCGATCTGATGTATATGGCCGATTCATGGGCATCATCAAGTCTTGATTATGGTCCATCCTATGTTTTCGCAGGTCTTTTGTATTTTATGCTTTGTTTCCCACTGGCAACCTGGGCCCGAAAATACGAAGAACGTCTCAAGCGAAACGATTTGACCCATTTACCATATGATGCGGCTGAGGAGGCAATTACATGTTAGAACTTTTTCAAAATGTCTTTACGCCTTCAAACATCCAGTTTTTAGCTAAGGGTATGGGCCTAACGCTATTACTTTCAGTAATTATTATTATTACTTCGATTCTTTTTGGAACGCTTTTGGGGCTTTTACGAAGCTATGAAAGGCGATTTTTGGGAAAAGTGGCAGGTTTCTACATAGAAATGTTTAGAAACACCCCACTCCTGCTTTGGATTCTGGTCTGCTGCTTTATGATTCCTCTAGGAACGGTTGTCATGCGTGGCGGCTTGGCCTTGATTCTTTATACTTCAGCAGTTATTGCCGAGATTGTTCGTGGTGGACTTAATTCAATTCCAGAGGGGCAGTTTGAGGCAGCGAAATCCCAGGGCTTTACATTAATTCAGACCTTAAGTTATATTGTTTTGCCGCAATGTTTCAAAAATATTATTCCGTCACTCTTATCTCAGGTTATTACCACAGTAAAAGATACTTCGTTTTTACAGGTTGTGGCAATTCCTGAATATACTAGAAGCGGATTTGTGGTCATGGGACGATATACTACAACGGCCGAAGTATTTTTGATTTTTGCAACCCTGGCAGTTGGCTATTTTGTAGTCTGCTTTAGTCTTTCAATGGTTGTTCGTAACTATCAAAAAAGGACAAGTGTGGCCCGTTAATAGGTTAGAATAAAAGTGCGATAAAAAATCGCGTGGCATGTATTCCAATGAAATACATACCACGCGATTTTTATTTTTTGAGCGTAATCTTTCGGGACCAATATAATTGACAAATATTTATAATTTTAATATAAATGGCGAAAAAAATAGAAAAAATGGGTATCTAAATTACAAATATAAAAAATGATAGGAGGGATTACAATGAGCCAATTTACAAAAGCCGTTTTAAGTTTGGTTTTATTGGTTGGAACTTTAGTCGTTAATGCTTTAGGGGCTTTTGGATTCTTTAACGGAATGTCGCAAAAGGCGGTTTCCGATCTGAATCCTACGCTCATTACGCCAGCTCCGTTTACCTTTGGGATATGGAGTGTTATCTATTTACTACTGCTCAGTGCTGCTGTCCTTATGGTAGTAAAAAATAAAGATCCGCTTTATAGCGAGGCAATTGATCAGACCGCTCGTCTTTTCTGGGTTTCGTCTGGTCTCAATATGTTGTGGATTGTTTGTTTCTCATATAATTTTATTGGCATGTCAGCCATTATTATTCTGGCTTTTGCCATTGTGCTTGCATTGCTTGTTAAAAGGTTAAGTCAATTGGAAGCTGGAAAAAGCTGGTTGCTGCCAACTGCTTTTGGCTTATATTCAGGTTGGCTGCTGATAGCAACGGTTGTCAATTTTTCTGCCTTCTTAGTCAGCATTGGGTGGAATGGCTTTGGCCTGGCACCAGAATACTGGGCGTCTATAGTTTTAGTCATTGCAGTAGGACTGGCCTTTGTTGTTGCAAGTAATACCAAAAACTTTGTCATCCCACTGCCGATAGCCTGGGGATTCTTTGGAATCTATCAGGCACACAAAGAAATGGGGGGGGGATATCCTTTGTTACAGACTGTTACTTTAATAGGAATCCTACTTCTTTTAGGGATTAGCGGCTACCAGTTCTGGAGGAATAAAAAATCAGTGGGCTGATCTAGAAAGATAATTGAGTAAGTCCGATATTAAGAATTTTTATGAGCTTTTGCACTTAAAAATTTAGCTGCTTCCATTCCGGCCTTTTCACCTTCATAGATTGCTTTGGACAGGGTCATTTCAGCGTTTGTACAGCCGCCAGCAGCATAGACGCCAGGCAGATTAGTACCCAGTTGATTATTGACTTGAATAAGCTGATTTTCAGACATAACCCCCAATTTACGGGCCAGGTCGGATCCGTTTGCAATTCCGACAGCCAGAAATAGTCCTGCAAACAACAGGCTGGAATCATCTTCAAAGAGGACGCCCTCAATGGTTTCGTGTCCGAAGAAGCCTTCGATTTTTTTCTCGATCACGGTAATGTGATCAGGGATTTTTACATTGACTGGTTCACCATTTGTCAGGATAGTAGCTGAAGCAGCAAAAGTAAGAAGTTGATTTGCCTCATACAGTGCATACTCACCGTTTCCTAAAACGACAGGATGACGGTCTCTGTAGAAGAAGGCATCACAGGCGGCACAGTGATGAACCCCTTTCCCAATAAAAGCGGACAGGTTATCCAGATCAGGCAAGGGGGAAGGAGGACCGGTTGTAATAATCAGGCTGTCCGTAGAGTAATCGGCTGATTTTGTTTTGACATGAAGTTTTCCAGTATAGGAAAAACCGATTACTTCATCTGTAATAATCTCAACACCCAGGTCTTTGAGTCGGCTTCGGGTGTTGTCGATTAGAATTTTACCGGAAATTGCTGTGTTATAGCCGAAAACGGTTTGAACTGAATTGACTAATGTGCTGTTATTTAAGCCAATCAGGATAGTATCTATCCCACATTGTGCGGTATGTAAAGCAGCCGACATCCCGGCGGGGCCAGTTCCAATAATAATTACACTAGACATAAAAAAGCCGCCTTTCATTTGATAAACTCATTATAGCAGATAAAATAAGGGGATGCTAC
This genomic interval from Eubacteriaceae bacterium ES3 contains the following:
- a CDS encoding EAL domain-containing protein gives rise to the protein MKKIILNLKRVLNRIAEADNMEQIMENENKLIMSILGPMLFLGAIVCIIIGFYWQLGIYSTAGVAGTLFLGGIFILTILHRKLSRRLALNLVSMAITFSLLATYLTLFEHFTLLFWLIILIMIILSNVMLQRTLFYYMAFASLFFFVYSLIRYPDLTIQMDNAFNLTFLAVYFCLIVASIVSNTVYRLIIQKKLKIYATTLYQKDNLNSLYEDIVAHQHQLKAQNELLLNYNNEIEANQERLELLAYTDTLTGIPNRKMIIEQIELMIDFNQENRHHFALVFIDLDNFKKINDSMGHGAGDNLLIQVAGRLKAAMDERDLIGRLGGDELAILVRRQISDEKVLSYTEKLLSLLSNPFDLGEKSVIITASFGIAIWPGDATTCSDLLKAADTAMYKAKEMGKNSVQFYRKEMKAEVIYKIELENRMIKAFENEDFFVVYQPIVDVADQKNMSFEALLRWEVPGQGLVSPVEFIPMAEEIGLIGELGEWVLRQACKKIKAIKAEMGIDIRVAVNVSAVQMKRPDFLGGIRRVIEEESVDPKQLTLEITESVFIGHIEQAIMIIKELKGMGVMISLDDFGTGYSSLSYLMQLPIDVLKIDRSFIKSLEKEEKNNRIVGSIIEMVHNLDIHVVAEGVEETPQLDFLKDKKCDWIQGYLFSRPLGDVDMLNYLKIQQEND
- a CDS encoding amino acid ABC transporter ATP-binding protein, translating into MIKLENVNKYFGENHVLKDINLEVKEGEKLVIIGPSGSGKSTTVRCMNFLEEPTSGKVFVDGEELTQKNKIELIRRTSAMVFQSFNLYPHKTVLENLTLAPIKLQKLPKEEAVKKARKYLSIVGLSEKENAYPTTLSGGQQQRVAIARALATEQKIILFDEPTSALDPETVQEVLDVMIKLSKENITMVVVTHEMGFARMVADRVIFMDDGRIVEEGAPEHFFENPTEERTKLFLSKILR
- a CDS encoding transporter substrate-binding domain-containing protein, whose product is MKKVLSALLVFCLLFALVGCSSSSTDSSDDTATADDGSLQAVVDAGVLRVGVKEDVPNFGLRNTDTNEIEGFEVDLAKMLAAEILGDENAIELTPVTAKTRGPLLDNGELDLVIATFTITEERKLTYNFSTAYYEDAVGLLVKKDAGFTGLADMDGAVIGVAQSATSKDAVQAAADELGIAVSFSEYATYPEIKAALDSGRVDAFCVDGSILGGYVDDTTMILPDRFSPQEYGVASNLNNVALAEAVDGYITGWLADGTIEELITKWGLNY
- a CDS encoding amino acid ABC transporter permease, which encodes MKSSNPFALWRWEKMFGQWQMFGEGFLRTIEVAALAIILALVLGIVFGVISTSNNKVMRGIARVYVEFFQNTPLVIQVFFMYNGLAIAGLRLSVFTIGVLGVGIYHGAYVSEVVKAGIHSIPEGQVEAAKSQGFTYIQYMRYIILPQTVKIILPPLTNQAVNLIKNTSVLAMISGFDLMYMADSWASSSLDYGPSYVFAGLLYFMLCFPLATWARKYEERLKRNDLTHLPYDAAEEAITC
- a CDS encoding amino acid ABC transporter permease, coding for MLELFQNVFTPSNIQFLAKGMGLTLLLSVIIIITSILFGTLLGLLRSYERRFLGKVAGFYIEMFRNTPLLLWILVCCFMIPLGTVVMRGGLALILYTSAVIAEIVRGGLNSIPEGQFEAAKSQGFTLIQTLSYIVLPQCFKNIIPSLLSQVITTVKDTSFLQVVAIPEYTRSGFVVMGRYTTTAEVFLIFATLAVGYFVVCFSLSMVVRNYQKRTSVAR
- a CDS encoding tryptophan-rich sensory protein, encoding MSQFTKAVLSLVLLVGTLVVNALGAFGFFNGMSQKAVSDLNPTLITPAPFTFGIWSVIYLLLLSAAVLMVVKNKDPLYSEAIDQTARLFWVSSGLNMLWIVCFSYNFIGMSAIIILAFAIVLALLVKRLSQLEAGKSWLLPTAFGLYSGWLLIATVVNFSAFLVSIGWNGFGLAPEYWASIVLVIAVGLAFVVASNTKNFVIPLPIAWGFFGIYQAHKEMGGGYPLLQTVTLIGILLLLGISGYQFWRNKKSVG
- a CDS encoding NAD(P)/FAD-dependent oxidoreductase — its product is MSSVIIIGTGPAGMSAALHTAQCGIDTILIGLNNSTLVNSVQTVFGYNTAISGKILIDNTRSRLKDLGVEIITDEVIGFSYTGKLHVKTKSADYSTDSLIITTGPPSPLPDLDNLSAFIGKGVHHCAACDAFFYRDRHPVVLGNGEYALYEANQLLTFAASATILTNGEPVNVKIPDHITVIEKKIEGFFGHETIEGVLFEDDSSLLFAGLFLAVGIANGSDLARKLGVMSENQLIQVNNQLGTNLPGVYAAGGCTNAEMTLSKAIYEGEKAGMEAAKFLSAKAHKNS